One part of the Lycium ferocissimum isolate CSIRO_LF1 chromosome 8, AGI_CSIRO_Lferr_CH_V1, whole genome shotgun sequence genome encodes these proteins:
- the LOC132067849 gene encoding ureide permease 1 isoform X2, which yields MYMVESKGGAIACMLLSLLLLGTWPALLTLLERRGRLPQHTYLDYTITNLLAAVIIAFTFGQFGSSTPERPDFLTQLSQDNWPSVLFAMVGGMVLSLGNLSTQYAWAFVGLSVTEVVSASITVVIGTTLNYYLDDKINKAEILFSGVGCFLIAVCLGSAVHSSNNADNKTKLDNYSNDYKDGVGTNGISSFKQTNFNPGSTNDLEDGGASGKAKFGTAAFLIELENTRSIKVFGKGTFIGLAITFFAGICFSMFSPAFNLATNDQWHTLKDGVPHLTVYTAFFYFSSFCFLIAMVLNLTFLYYPILNAPKSSFTAYLNDWNGRGWALLAGLLCGFGNGLQFMGGQAAGYAAADAVQALPLVSTFWGVILFGEYRRSSRKTYTLLGAMLFMFTAAVAILMASSGHRK from the exons ATGTATATGGTAGAGAGCAAAGGTGGGGCTATAGCTTGTATGCTATTGTCTCTTTTATTGTTAGGGACATGGCCAGCTTTACTGACGTTGCTCGAAAGGCGAGGGCGTCTTCCTCAACATACTTATCTTGATTATACGATTACCAATCTATTGGCTGCTGTGATCATTGCTTTCACCTTTGGTCAGTTTGGATCAAGCACACCAGAAAGGCCTGATTTCCTCACTCAACTCTCTCAG GATAATTGGCCGAGTGTCTTGTTTGCAATGGTTGGAGGGATGGTCCTCAGTCTTGGGAACCTCTCAACTCAATATGCTTGGGCTTTTGTTGGTTTGTCGGTCACTGAAGTGGTCTCTGCAAGCATTACAGTCGTTATAG GAACGACCTTGAATTATTACCTTGATGACAAAATTAACAAAGCTGAGATTCTGTTTTCTGGAGTTGGATGCTTCTTGATTGCCGTTTGTTTAGGCTCTGCTGTTCATTCGTCCAACAACGCTGATAACAAAACCAAGCTTGATAATTATTCAAATGACTATAAAGATGGAGTAGG GACTAATGGAATTTCTTCCttcaaacaaacaaattttAATCCAG GTAGTACAAATGATCTGGAGGATGGAGGTGCTTCTGGAAAGGCAAAATTTGGGACTGCGGCTTTCCTTATAGAACTTGAGAACACGAGATCAATCAAG GTTTTCGGGAAGGGCACGTTCATTGGTTTGGCCATAACATTCTTTGCTGGGATTTGCTTCTCCATGTTCTCACCCGCATTCAACCTAGCCACAAATGATCAATGGCATACTCTCAAAGACGGAGTTCCTCACTTGACTGTCTATACAGCATTTTTCTACTTCTCGTCCTTTTGTTTCTTGATCGCCATGGTTTTGAACCTCACATTCTTGTACTACCCTATACTAAATGCACCCAAGTCGTCGTTCACGGCTTATCTCAACGACTGGAATGGAAGAGGTTGGGCCCTTTTGGCTGGACTTCTATGTGGCTTTGGTAATGGTCTCCAATTCATGGGGGGTCAAGCAGCTGGATACGCAGCTGCAGACGCTGTTCAG GCACTGCCTCTTGTGAGCACATTTTGGGGGGTGATTTTGTTTGGTGAGTACAGAAGGTCATCAAGGAAAACATATACACTCCTTGGAGCCATGTTGTTTATGTTTACAGCAGCTGTTGCGATTCTCATGGCATCATCAGGGCATCGCAAATAG
- the LOC132067849 gene encoding ureide permease 1 isoform X1, producing the protein MFGKQQMDIWWPKWWLSPQKCSLFFLFSFFFLFKILDTLLQSDMDYWSAPKWIIFSPERVLSSGLKMYMVESKGGAIACMLLSLLLLGTWPALLTLLERRGRLPQHTYLDYTITNLLAAVIIAFTFGQFGSSTPERPDFLTQLSQDNWPSVLFAMVGGMVLSLGNLSTQYAWAFVGLSVTEVVSASITVVIGTTLNYYLDDKINKAEILFSGVGCFLIAVCLGSAVHSSNNADNKTKLDNYSNDYKDGVGTNGISSFKQTNFNPGSTNDLEDGGASGKAKFGTAAFLIELENTRSIKVFGKGTFIGLAITFFAGICFSMFSPAFNLATNDQWHTLKDGVPHLTVYTAFFYFSSFCFLIAMVLNLTFLYYPILNAPKSSFTAYLNDWNGRGWALLAGLLCGFGNGLQFMGGQAAGYAAADAVQALPLVSTFWGVILFGEYRRSSRKTYTLLGAMLFMFTAAVAILMASSGHRK; encoded by the exons ATGTTTGGGAAGCAACAAATGGATATTTGGTGGCCCAAATGGTGGTTAAGTCCACAAAAgtgttcacttttttttcttttttcatttttctttttatttaagattCTTGATACCCTTTTGCAATCTGATATG GACTATTGGAGTGCTCCCAAGTGGATAATATTTTCACCAGAAAGGGTATTATCTAGTGGATTGAAGATGTATATGGTAGAGAGCAAAGGTGGGGCTATAGCTTGTATGCTATTGTCTCTTTTATTGTTAGGGACATGGCCAGCTTTACTGACGTTGCTCGAAAGGCGAGGGCGTCTTCCTCAACATACTTATCTTGATTATACGATTACCAATCTATTGGCTGCTGTGATCATTGCTTTCACCTTTGGTCAGTTTGGATCAAGCACACCAGAAAGGCCTGATTTCCTCACTCAACTCTCTCAG GATAATTGGCCGAGTGTCTTGTTTGCAATGGTTGGAGGGATGGTCCTCAGTCTTGGGAACCTCTCAACTCAATATGCTTGGGCTTTTGTTGGTTTGTCGGTCACTGAAGTGGTCTCTGCAAGCATTACAGTCGTTATAG GAACGACCTTGAATTATTACCTTGATGACAAAATTAACAAAGCTGAGATTCTGTTTTCTGGAGTTGGATGCTTCTTGATTGCCGTTTGTTTAGGCTCTGCTGTTCATTCGTCCAACAACGCTGATAACAAAACCAAGCTTGATAATTATTCAAATGACTATAAAGATGGAGTAGG GACTAATGGAATTTCTTCCttcaaacaaacaaattttAATCCAG GTAGTACAAATGATCTGGAGGATGGAGGTGCTTCTGGAAAGGCAAAATTTGGGACTGCGGCTTTCCTTATAGAACTTGAGAACACGAGATCAATCAAG GTTTTCGGGAAGGGCACGTTCATTGGTTTGGCCATAACATTCTTTGCTGGGATTTGCTTCTCCATGTTCTCACCCGCATTCAACCTAGCCACAAATGATCAATGGCATACTCTCAAAGACGGAGTTCCTCACTTGACTGTCTATACAGCATTTTTCTACTTCTCGTCCTTTTGTTTCTTGATCGCCATGGTTTTGAACCTCACATTCTTGTACTACCCTATACTAAATGCACCCAAGTCGTCGTTCACGGCTTATCTCAACGACTGGAATGGAAGAGGTTGGGCCCTTTTGGCTGGACTTCTATGTGGCTTTGGTAATGGTCTCCAATTCATGGGGGGTCAAGCAGCTGGATACGCAGCTGCAGACGCTGTTCAG GCACTGCCTCTTGTGAGCACATTTTGGGGGGTGATTTTGTTTGGTGAGTACAGAAGGTCATCAAGGAAAACATATACACTCCTTGGAGCCATGTTGTTTATGTTTACAGCAGCTGTTGCGATTCTCATGGCATCATCAGGGCATCGCAAATAG
- the LOC132067850 gene encoding uncharacterized protein LOC132067850: MDAQQQQRQQPPRPGGAGDGSGGGDFTPIFTVLIAFIAIFALVVAPSMSTLNNSLSVLHQVPEGHVGVYWRGGALLNTITDPGFHMKLPFITQFEPIQVTLQTDLVRDIPCGTKGGVMINFDKIEVVNRLRKDHVYDTLLNYGVNYDNTWIYDKIHHEINQFCSSHSLQQVYIDMFDQIDERMKDALQADCTRYAPGIEILSVRITKPSIPESIRRNFENMEQERTKVLIAVERQRVAEKEAETQKKIAISEAERNAHVSKIQMEQKLMEKDSLRKQEEIANSMYLAREKSLADASYYRTMKEAEANKLKLTPQFLELRFIEAIANNSKIFFGNKARLIFLLDLSALNSIPFLEFMVLCAYKNIISGAQHGS, from the exons ATGGATGCACAGCAACAACAGAGACAACAACCCCCACGGCCTGGCGGCGCCGGTGACGGAAGCGGCGGCGGAGATTTCACTCCGATATTCACAGTGCTCATTGCCTTTATTGCCATTTTCGCATTG GTCGTGGCTCCTTCTATGTCAACACTAAATAACAGTTTATCCGTGTTACATCAAGTGCCGGAAGGTCATGTTGGAGTCTATTGGAGAGGAGGTGCCCTTTTAAATACAATAACTGATCCAG GTTTTCATATGAAACTGCCCTTTATAACTCAGTTTGAACCCATTCAAGTTACTCTTCAAACAGATCTG GTGAGGGATATTCCTTGCGGAACGAAAGGAGGCGTGATGATCAACTTTGACAAAATAGAA GTTGTTAACCGCCTTCGGAAGGACCACGTGTATGATACTCTGCTGAATTATGGGGTCAATTATGATAATACATGGATATACGACAAGATCCACCATGAGATCAATCAGTTCTGCAGTTCTCACAGCCTTCAACAAGTTTATATTGACATGTTCGATCAG ATcgacgaaagaatgaaagatgCACTTCAGGCCGACTGCACACGATATGCTCCAGGTATTGAGATTCTCAGTGTACGTATTACAAAACCTAGCATCCCAGAGAGCATAAGACGAAATTTTGAGAACATGGAACAGGAGCGCACCAAG GTCTTGATTGCAGTAGAGAGACAAAGAGTTGCTGAGAAGGAAGCAGAGACACAGAAAAAGATAGCAATTAGTGAAGCTGAAAGAAATGCTCATGTTAGTAAGATCCAGATGGAACAGAAGTTGATGGAAAAAGATAGTTTAAGGAAGCAAGAAGAAATTGCAAATTCAATGTACCTAGCTCGTGAAAAGAGCTTGGCAGATGCATCTTACTATCG AACAATGAAAGAAGCAGAAGCAAACAAGCTGAAGCTTACTCCACAATTTCTAGAACTGCGATTCATTGAAGCTATAGCCAACAACTCGAAAATATTCTTCGGAAACAAGGCAAGACTCATCTTCTTATTAGATCTATCTGCACTGAACTCTATCCCCTTTCTTGAGTTTATGGTACTTTGTGCTtacaaaaatataatttcaGGTGCCCAACATGGTTCTTGA
- the LOC132067851 gene encoding alpha/beta hydrolase domain-containing protein VTE7-like isoform X1 gives MLTMLSATSGGVLPPTRVLSGHNVKCWNSRSLRIWSGEFPDFLPKQFEKIKDTYARKLASRIERLPVNFSKGCVMSSCVKPKEQKEANPVVLLHGFDSTCLEWRYTLPFLEEAGVETWAIDILGWGFSDLGRLPSCDVASKRDHLYQLWFTYIKRPMILVGPSLGSAVAIDFSVNYPEAVDRLVLINASVYAKGTGNLANLPKAVAYAGVYLLKSIPLRLYATSLGFNDLPLSTCIEWTNIGRLHCLLPWWEDATVNFMISGGYNVIDRIEHVKHKTLIILGEDDQIIDYKLGVRLHCELPNATLRQIPNCGHIPHVEKPDVVSRLIVEFVQSDRSQSAKPDSVSTVSVPARVLVKADI, from the exons atgctaaCAATGCTCTCAGCTACATCCGGTGGTGTTCTTCCACCGACACGTGTCCTAAGTGGACACAATGTGAAATGTTGGAATTCGAGGAGTTTAAGAATATGGTCTGGTGAATTTCCAGATTTTCTTCCTAAACAATTTGAGAAAATTAAAGACACTTATGCTAGAAAGTTGGCGTCAAGAATTGAGAGACTACCT GTAAACTTTTCAAAGGGTTGTGTTATGAGTAGTTGTGTGAAGCCAAAAGAACAGAAAGAGGCCAATCCAGTTGTGCTTCTCCATGGTTTTGATAG CACATGTCTAGAGTGGAGGTACACACTTCCATTTCTCGAGGAGGCTGGGGTGGAGACATGGGCAATTGATATCCTTGGATGGGGTTTCTCTGATTTAG GAAGGCTTCCATCGTGTGATGTAGCTTCCAAGCGTGATCATCTTTACCAG CTGTGGTTTACCTACATTAAGAGGCCAATGATACTTGTCGGACCGAGTCTTGGATCTGCTGTTGCTATTGACTTCTCTGTCAACTATCCAGAAGCT GTGGATAGGCTGGTTTTAATCAATGCAAGTGTTTATGCAAAAGGTACAGGAAACCTTGCAAACTTACCGAAAGCAGTAGCTTATGCTGGG GTCTACTTGTTGAAAAGCATACCACTTCGTTTATATGCGACATCACTGGGTTTCAATGACTTACCATTAAGTACATGTATAGAGTGGACTAAT ATAGGTCGTCTACACTGTTTATTACCTTGGTGGGAGGATGCAACAGTGAATTTCATGATCAGCGGAGGTTACAATGTCATTGATCGGATAGAACAT GTCAAGCACAAAACACTAATAATATTGGGTGAAGATGATCAGATTATTGACTACAAGCTAGGAGTG AGATTGCATTGTGAACTTCCAAATGCAACTCTACGCCAAATACCAAATTGTGGTCACATCCCTCATGTGGAGAAGCCTGATGTTGTATCCAGGTTGATTGTGGAATTTGTTCAGTCTGATCGATCACAAAGCGCGAAACCTGACTCTGTCTCCACCGTTTCTGTTCCTGCACGAGTACTTGTAAAAGCAGATATTTAG
- the LOC132067851 gene encoding alpha/beta hydrolase domain-containing protein VTE7-like isoform X2 gives MLTMLSATSGGVLPPTRVLSGHNVKCWNSRSLRIWSGEFPDFLPKQFEKIKDTYARKLASRIERLPVNFSKGCVMSSCVKPKEQKEANPVVLLHGFDSTCLEWRYTLPFLEEAGVETWAIDILGWGFSDLGRLPSCDVASKRDHLYQLWFTYIKRPMILVGPSLGSAVAIDFSVNYPEAVDRLVLINASVYAKGTGNLANLPKAVAYAGIGRLHCLLPWWEDATVNFMISGGYNVIDRIEHVKHKTLIILGEDDQIIDYKLGVRLHCELPNATLRQIPNCGHIPHVEKPDVVSRLIVEFVQSDRSQSAKPDSVSTVSVPARVLVKADI, from the exons atgctaaCAATGCTCTCAGCTACATCCGGTGGTGTTCTTCCACCGACACGTGTCCTAAGTGGACACAATGTGAAATGTTGGAATTCGAGGAGTTTAAGAATATGGTCTGGTGAATTTCCAGATTTTCTTCCTAAACAATTTGAGAAAATTAAAGACACTTATGCTAGAAAGTTGGCGTCAAGAATTGAGAGACTACCT GTAAACTTTTCAAAGGGTTGTGTTATGAGTAGTTGTGTGAAGCCAAAAGAACAGAAAGAGGCCAATCCAGTTGTGCTTCTCCATGGTTTTGATAG CACATGTCTAGAGTGGAGGTACACACTTCCATTTCTCGAGGAGGCTGGGGTGGAGACATGGGCAATTGATATCCTTGGATGGGGTTTCTCTGATTTAG GAAGGCTTCCATCGTGTGATGTAGCTTCCAAGCGTGATCATCTTTACCAG CTGTGGTTTACCTACATTAAGAGGCCAATGATACTTGTCGGACCGAGTCTTGGATCTGCTGTTGCTATTGACTTCTCTGTCAACTATCCAGAAGCT GTGGATAGGCTGGTTTTAATCAATGCAAGTGTTTATGCAAAAGGTACAGGAAACCTTGCAAACTTACCGAAAGCAGTAGCTTATGCTGGG ATAGGTCGTCTACACTGTTTATTACCTTGGTGGGAGGATGCAACAGTGAATTTCATGATCAGCGGAGGTTACAATGTCATTGATCGGATAGAACAT GTCAAGCACAAAACACTAATAATATTGGGTGAAGATGATCAGATTATTGACTACAAGCTAGGAGTG AGATTGCATTGTGAACTTCCAAATGCAACTCTACGCCAAATACCAAATTGTGGTCACATCCCTCATGTGGAGAAGCCTGATGTTGTATCCAGGTTGATTGTGGAATTTGTTCAGTCTGATCGATCACAAAGCGCGAAACCTGACTCTGTCTCCACCGTTTCTGTTCCTGCACGAGTACTTGTAAAAGCAGATATTTAG